A region from the Gemmatimonadota bacterium genome encodes:
- a CDS encoding Yip1 family protein, with product MEAQARTMSQRMVGAAMLDIDTFEEVEADETATGQAAAVVAIVAACQALGHWGSQVGMIRAAIAALVGWAVWAGVTYLIGTRLFDGKATWGEVLRTLGFAQAPGILAVLGLIPLVRWGVGLVLPFWMLAAAIVGLRQALDISTGKTVITGVLGWLAIAIPRIALGW from the coding sequence ATGGAAGCGCAAGCTCGCACGATGTCGCAGCGCATGGTGGGCGCAGCGATGCTGGACATCGACACCTTCGAGGAGGTCGAGGCGGACGAGACGGCCACCGGTCAGGCGGCGGCGGTGGTCGCCATCGTGGCCGCGTGCCAGGCGCTGGGTCATTGGGGCAGCCAGGTGGGGATGATTCGCGCTGCCATCGCCGCGCTGGTGGGATGGGCCGTCTGGGCGGGCGTCACCTATTTGATCGGCACGCGCCTGTTCGACGGCAAGGCCACCTGGGGAGAGGTTCTGCGCACGCTGGGCTTCGCGCAGGCGCCGGGCATCTTGGCCGTGCTCGGGTTGATTCCCCTCGTGCGCTGGGGCGTCGGGCTGGTCCTGCCGTTCTGGATGCTGGCGGCCGCCATCGTCGGGCTTCGGCAAGCGCTGGACATCAGTACGGGGAAGACGGTGATCACCGGCGTGTTGGGATGGCTGGCGATCGCGATTCCGCGCATCGCGTTGGGCTGGTAG
- a CDS encoding c-type cytochrome — MPTSLARRGAPRCLALAATLLALVPFPLRAQEGQRLASALGCGACHAGLPGAEEIRTRAPVLGPDGETLEVGFIFEYLGDPIVRRPEIAPSRMPDFRLDEGERLALALYLGKGGAPSPTVEAARQRFPSVDADRGRRIFGVLGCASCHGHRDVLPAQVGPDLSREGARVLPGWLSAFLAAPTPVRGPAHPAAPGSRMPDFRLSPDEVAALSALLSSTGRPRASDPTPLSPFMAARTQHLLVQRLSCLGCHETRFGGGGIGPSLVATAERLRPEFVVEMITDPSRAAPGAPMPHQPLPDAEASRVARLLLYTSSRAAPPPPRSLSDPDHPAWSALPDGGGEDEGAALYARHCGSCHGPEGRGNGWNAGTLPVPPAVHADPEAMGRRPDDTLYDGIHAGGFVLDGSARMPGFGSLLSDAQIRALVAYIRVLCACAQPAWAGGEA; from the coding sequence ATGCCCACCTCCCTCGCCCGCCGGGGCGCGCCTCGGTGCCTCGCGTTGGCAGCCACGCTGCTCGCCCTCGTGCCCTTCCCGCTGCGCGCTCAAGAAGGGCAACGCCTCGCCTCGGCGCTCGGGTGCGGAGCCTGTCATGCGGGACTTCCCGGCGCGGAGGAGATCCGCACGCGCGCACCCGTGCTGGGACCCGACGGGGAGACCCTGGAGGTGGGGTTCATCTTCGAGTATCTCGGCGATCCCATCGTGCGCCGACCGGAGATCGCACCCTCCCGCATGCCGGACTTCCGGCTCGACGAGGGCGAGCGCCTGGCCCTGGCGCTGTACCTCGGGAAGGGAGGCGCACCTTCACCCACGGTCGAGGCCGCTCGCCAGCGCTTCCCGAGCGTGGACGCCGATCGGGGCCGCCGGATCTTCGGCGTGCTGGGGTGCGCCTCCTGTCACGGGCACCGCGACGTACTCCCAGCGCAGGTTGGACCCGACCTGTCCCGGGAGGGCGCGCGGGTCCTGCCTGGATGGTTGAGCGCGTTCCTGGCCGCCCCCACACCGGTCCGGGGGCCGGCACATCCGGCGGCGCCCGGGAGCCGCATGCCCGACTTCCGACTGAGCCCGGACGAGGTGGCCGCGCTGAGCGCCCTGCTCTCCAGCACGGGGCGGCCCCGCGCCAGCGATCCCACGCCCCTCTCTCCCTTCATGGCAGCCCGCACCCAGCACCTGCTGGTGCAGCGGCTTTCCTGCCTGGGGTGTCACGAAACCCGTTTCGGCGGCGGTGGCATCGGCCCGTCCCTGGTGGCGACGGCAGAGCGCCTGCGCCCCGAGTTCGTCGTGGAGATGATCACCGATCCATCGCGGGCCGCTCCGGGCGCGCCCATGCCGCACCAACCCCTTCCGGACGCGGAGGCGTCACGGGTGGCGCGTTTGCTGTTGTACACCTCGAGTCGGGCCGCGCCTCCACCGCCACGATCCCTTTCCGATCCCGACCACCCCGCCTGGAGCGCCCTGCCCGACGGCGGTGGCGAAGATGAGGGTGCCGCGCTCTACGCACGCCACTGCGGCTCCTGCCACGGACCGGAAGGGCGCGGCAACGGCTGGAACGCGGGCACGCTCCCGGTGCCACCGGCGGTGCACGCCGATCCCGAAGCCATGGGGCGGCGTCCCGACGACACCCTCTACGACGGCATCCACGCCGGGGGGTTCGTGTTGGACGGGAGCGCACGCATGCCGGGCTTCGGTTCGCTGTTGAGCGACGCCCAGATCCGCGCCCTGGTGGCGTACATCCGCGTCCTGTGCGCCTGCGCGCAGCCCGCCTGGGCCGGAGGCGAGGCGTGA
- a CDS encoding tetratricopeptide repeat protein, which yields MISAAHTCVGRAGLFALASLLGACGGESSPRSQGPESFPAPLAPPAETVQPSDFAGAEPCAECHAEQYSAWARSTHGRAGGEPGPRVVIAPFDGRAIRFADATVIPRIRGGSYEFVVRQDHFEEQVFPVVGVIGRAHMLGGGTQGFLTLLEDGTERFLPWDWSGGAAVWFCNSGSRLDRGWVPIDETMSLWACGDWPPVRPIGTVDRFANCQECHGSQIQTRFDPGTTAYETTYTTLQVNCESCHGPAARHVEMARAGTFVDSDIGLASLAWMEKDASLGVCFRCHGLKDVVREGYLPGDPFEEHFALKFPVLGDRPYFADARVRSFAYQATHLASACYLEGPMDCVSCHEPHGQGYWDINRAPLASPFDDGQCTACHQSKAIEPERHTFHAPGSEGSRCVSCHMPYLQHPEVGPGVPFARSDHTIPVPRPAFDASLGITSACAGCHEDRSSEALERSARAWWGELKPQRPLVQAQLSDSAGIDLLRPDLTDPLLQFQALSRFLLQSLGPDLPSLPPETRSRLEGLARSPDLDVRALALAALHWSRGDDPAVRDLLVRALVESDAPSALRGRWVLALGFLGDQNRDAGSYARAERAYDKALEIEPGSASVWTALGQLHNQTGNSAAAVRAFRESLTLDPNQPVVLVNLALALEGANDPAGARTTLEQATRLNPHEPLAWFNLGNLHQRAGRLDDAVLAYQRATASDPGLGRGWFELGRTLFRLERFPEALQAARRAVEFMPDHAPSRQMMEDLERALPGR from the coding sequence GTGATCAGCGCCGCGCACACGTGTGTCGGGCGCGCGGGGCTGTTCGCCCTCGCCTCGCTGCTGGGGGCCTGCGGAGGGGAGTCCTCTCCTCGGTCCCAGGGGCCCGAGTCCTTCCCCGCCCCGCTCGCCCCGCCTGCGGAGACCGTGCAGCCCTCCGACTTCGCGGGCGCGGAGCCCTGCGCGGAGTGCCATGCGGAGCAATACAGCGCCTGGGCGCGCTCCACCCACGGGCGCGCCGGGGGCGAACCGGGCCCTCGCGTGGTGATCGCACCCTTCGACGGGCGCGCGATCCGCTTCGCCGACGCCACGGTGATTCCGCGCATCCGCGGGGGGAGCTACGAGTTCGTGGTACGCCAGGACCACTTCGAAGAGCAGGTCTTTCCGGTGGTCGGCGTGATCGGACGTGCGCATATGCTGGGCGGAGGCACCCAGGGCTTCCTCACGCTCCTCGAAGATGGAACCGAGCGCTTCCTGCCCTGGGACTGGTCGGGAGGAGCCGCGGTCTGGTTCTGCAACAGCGGGAGCCGGCTCGACCGCGGCTGGGTGCCGATCGATGAGACGATGTCGCTCTGGGCGTGCGGCGACTGGCCCCCCGTTCGGCCCATCGGCACCGTGGACCGCTTCGCCAACTGCCAGGAGTGTCACGGAAGTCAGATCCAGACGCGCTTCGATCCGGGCACGACGGCGTATGAGACTACGTACACCACGCTGCAGGTCAATTGCGAGTCGTGCCACGGGCCGGCCGCGCGCCACGTGGAGATGGCACGCGCCGGCACGTTCGTAGACTCTGACATCGGGCTGGCCAGCCTGGCCTGGATGGAGAAGGACGCTTCGCTCGGCGTGTGTTTCCGCTGTCACGGCCTCAAGGACGTGGTGCGGGAAGGCTACCTCCCGGGCGACCCGTTCGAAGAGCACTTCGCGCTCAAGTTCCCGGTGCTGGGAGACCGGCCCTACTTCGCGGATGCACGAGTGCGCAGCTTCGCCTATCAGGCGACGCACCTGGCCAGTGCCTGCTATCTCGAGGGACCCATGGACTGTGTGAGTTGTCACGAGCCGCACGGTCAGGGCTATTGGGACATCAACCGCGCTCCGCTCGCCTCACCCTTCGACGACGGTCAGTGCACCGCCTGCCATCAAAGCAAGGCCATCGAGCCTGAACGGCACACCTTCCATGCTCCTGGTTCCGAAGGCAGCCGCTGCGTGTCCTGTCACATGCCGTATCTGCAGCATCCGGAGGTAGGGCCGGGCGTGCCGTTCGCGCGCTCCGACCACACGATCCCGGTTCCTCGTCCGGCCTTCGACGCTTCCCTGGGGATCACCAGTGCGTGCGCTGGGTGCCACGAGGATCGCTCCAGCGAAGCGTTGGAGCGTTCGGCGCGCGCCTGGTGGGGCGAGCTCAAACCGCAGCGCCCGCTCGTGCAGGCGCAGCTGAGCGACAGCGCCGGGATCGACCTGCTCCGCCCCGACCTGACGGACCCGCTTCTGCAGTTCCAGGCGCTGAGCCGCTTCCTCCTGCAATCGCTCGGGCCGGACCTGCCCTCGCTTCCGCCGGAGACCCGGTCGCGACTGGAAGGGTTGGCGCGGAGTCCCGATCTGGACGTACGTGCGTTGGCGCTGGCGGCGCTGCATTGGAGTCGAGGCGACGACCCGGCCGTGCGAGACCTGTTGGTGCGGGCACTCGTCGAGTCGGACGCGCCTTCCGCGCTTCGTGGGCGCTGGGTGTTGGCCCTTGGATTCCTGGGAGACCAGAACCGGGACGCCGGCTCGTACGCGCGGGCGGAACGCGCCTACGACAAAGCGCTCGAGATCGAGCCGGGCTCCGCCTCCGTGTGGACCGCGCTGGGGCAGCTCCACAATCAGACCGGCAACAGCGCCGCCGCCGTGCGCGCGTTCCGCGAGAGCTTGACGCTGGATCCGAACCAGCCCGTTGTGCTGGTGAACCTGGCCCTGGCGCTGGAGGGTGCCAACGACCCGGCGGGCGCCCGTACGACACTGGAGCAGGCCACGCGTCTCAACCCGCACGAACCGCTGGCCTGGTTCAATCTCGGCAACCTGCATCAGAGAGCCGGCCGCCTGGACGACGCCGTCCTGGCGTACCAGCGCGCCACCGCCAGCGACCCCGGGTTGGGTCGCGGCTGGTTCGAGCTGGGACGCACGCTCTTCCGACTCGAGCGCTTTCCGGAGGCCTTGCAGGCGGCTCGCCGCGCCGTCGAGTTCATGCCCGACCACGCCCCCTCCCGGCAGATGATGGAGGATCTGGAGCGGGCCCTTCCGGGGCGCTGA
- a CDS encoding proline dehydrogenase family protein encodes MRSALLWGSQNRWLEHQFRRRRFAKKAVSRFMPGERPEDALGEARSLSEKGISTVVTCLGENVATVSEVDAVVQHYLDTMERVEALGLPTHISVKLTHMGLDQGQDVAIRNLSTLAARAARLGHTFWVDMEYSRYVDATLDVFEAARAQHPNLALCLQAYLHRTPEDLERIAGAGAAVRLVKGAYAEPPEVAMPRKADVDASFERLALRLIELYGGSGQVPGVATHDVPLLRRIAAAASRQGWGNDRFEVQMLYGIQRAAQLQFAGEGFPTRVLISYGEAWFPWYMRRLAERPANVGFVLRSMLGG; translated from the coding sequence ATGCGCTCCGCCCTGTTGTGGGGCTCGCAGAATCGCTGGTTGGAGCATCAGTTCCGCCGGCGCCGTTTCGCCAAGAAGGCGGTCTCCCGCTTCATGCCGGGCGAGCGCCCCGAGGACGCGCTCGGCGAAGCGCGCTCGTTGAGCGAGAAGGGCATCAGCACCGTGGTGACCTGCCTCGGCGAGAACGTGGCCACGGTCTCCGAGGTCGACGCCGTGGTCCAGCACTACCTGGACACGATGGAGCGCGTCGAGGCCCTGGGGCTTCCCACGCACATCTCGGTCAAGCTCACCCACATGGGCCTCGACCAGGGACAGGACGTGGCCATCCGCAACCTGTCCACGCTCGCTGCCCGCGCCGCGCGCCTGGGCCACACGTTCTGGGTGGACATGGAGTACTCGCGCTACGTAGATGCCACCCTGGACGTGTTCGAGGCGGCCCGGGCGCAGCATCCCAATCTGGCGCTTTGCCTGCAGGCCTATCTGCACCGCACGCCGGAGGATCTGGAGCGCATCGCGGGCGCGGGAGCGGCCGTCCGCCTGGTGAAGGGCGCGTATGCGGAGCCCCCCGAGGTGGCGATGCCGCGCAAGGCGGACGTGGACGCGTCGTTCGAGCGGCTGGCCCTCCGTCTCATCGAGTTGTACGGCGGCTCAGGCCAGGTACCAGGCGTCGCCACCCACGACGTGCCCCTCCTCCGTCGCATCGCGGCCGCGGCCAGCCGTCAAGGATGGGGCAACGATCGCTTCGAGGTGCAGATGCTGTACGGCATCCAGCGCGCGGCGCAGCTCCAGTTCGCGGGCGAAGGGTTCCCCACCCGCGTGCTCATCAGCTACGGCGAAGCGTGGTTCCCCTGGTACATGCGGCGCCTGGCGGAGCGGCCCGCCAATGTGGGCTTCGTGTTGCGCAGCATGCTGGGAGGGTGA
- a CDS encoding M56 family metallopeptidase: MIAAWMLFTVFVTALAALGALGAERILQHRGLPARWSWVWAGVLALLLPLVRLSGVPWTADAATPPPPTEVVVLDGLQLTIPSSTGADRLDRWMVILWGLASALALAWVALAVLRLRRRARSWTPEVAAGEAVWISEQTGPAVVGFWQPRIVLPRWALSAPGLPLMVAHEREHVRAGDGRLLAMATMLVAALPWNAPLWWMLRRLRGAMESDCDQRVLRRAGVRLRDYCELLLQVGSVRPVSGVPLPALSEPPSLLERRIDRMTGGARLRVPVLVALTVSAGIALAVACFAPGPERAGITAPVVEDAADAEAIRSGPTFTPFTVRPDLKNAMRVTEELQAAYPPLLRDAGVGGTTNVWFHIQADGIVDDVRVQNSSGHPALDEAALQVARIMEFTPALNGETPVPVWVAFPITFRRNATAEREGTVAPERADGETRGSPPRARGGPVDVPEGAEFTPFTVPPRLQDAEAAATRLQREYPPLLRDAGIEGEALVWFHIDDEGTVTDVRLGRTSGHQALDEAAMSVARSFRFAPARNGDDPVAVWVAYPMAFELPKAR; encoded by the coding sequence ATGATCGCTGCCTGGATGCTCTTCACCGTGTTCGTGACCGCCTTGGCAGCCCTGGGGGCCCTCGGTGCCGAGCGGATCCTCCAGCACCGCGGTCTTCCCGCCCGCTGGTCCTGGGTGTGGGCGGGGGTGCTGGCGCTGCTGCTCCCGCTCGTTCGCCTGAGTGGCGTGCCCTGGACTGCGGACGCGGCCACGCCTCCGCCTCCCACGGAGGTGGTCGTGCTCGACGGCCTACAGCTCACGATTCCATCCTCGACCGGTGCCGACCGTCTGGACCGTTGGATGGTGATCCTGTGGGGCCTCGCGTCCGCGCTGGCATTGGCCTGGGTTGCCCTGGCGGTGCTCCGTCTGCGGCGCCGCGCCCGCTCCTGGACGCCCGAGGTGGCGGCGGGGGAAGCGGTGTGGATCTCGGAGCAGACCGGGCCGGCGGTGGTCGGATTCTGGCAGCCGCGCATCGTGCTGCCGCGTTGGGCGCTGTCCGCACCTGGACTGCCGCTGATGGTGGCGCACGAGCGTGAGCACGTGCGCGCCGGAGATGGGCGCCTGTTGGCGATGGCGACGATGCTGGTGGCGGCCTTGCCTTGGAACGCGCCGCTCTGGTGGATGCTGAGGCGGTTGCGCGGAGCGATGGAGTCCGACTGCGACCAGCGCGTATTGCGACGCGCGGGCGTGCGGCTGCGGGACTACTGCGAGCTCCTCCTTCAGGTGGGTAGTGTGCGCCCCGTCAGCGGCGTGCCGCTACCGGCGCTTTCGGAACCTCCCTCGTTGCTCGAGCGGCGCATCGACCGGATGACGGGCGGCGCTCGTCTGCGCGTGCCGGTCCTGGTGGCGCTGACCGTGTCGGCCGGGATCGCCCTCGCGGTCGCGTGCTTCGCGCCCGGTCCGGAGCGGGCTGGGATCACCGCGCCGGTCGTGGAGGATGCTGCTGACGCCGAGGCCATCCGCTCCGGGCCCACGTTCACTCCGTTCACCGTCCGGCCAGATCTCAAGAACGCGATGCGTGTGACGGAGGAGTTGCAGGCCGCCTACCCACCGCTCCTGCGCGACGCGGGCGTGGGCGGGACCACCAACGTCTGGTTCCACATCCAGGCGGATGGAATCGTCGACGACGTACGGGTCCAGAACAGTTCCGGACATCCCGCCTTGGACGAGGCCGCGCTACAGGTGGCGCGCATCATGGAATTCACGCCGGCGCTCAACGGGGAGACCCCCGTCCCGGTCTGGGTCGCGTTCCCGATCACGTTCCGGCGGAACGCCACGGCGGAGCGCGAAGGGACGGTCGCCCCGGAGCGGGCAGATGGAGAGACCCGCGGCAGCCCCCCAAGGGCGCGCGGTGGCCCGGTGGACGTCCCGGAGGGCGCGGAGTTCACGCCCTTCACGGTGCCTCCCCGCCTTCAGGACGCGGAAGCGGCGGCCACCAGGCTGCAGCGCGAATACCCGCCGCTGCTGCGCGACGCGGGCATCGAAGGAGAGGCGCTCGTGTGGTTCCACATCGATGACGAGGGAACCGTGACCGACGTACGCTTGGGCCGGACCTCGGGACACCAAGCACTCGATGAGGCCGCGATGTCGGTGGCGCGCAGCTTCCGCTTCGCCCCGGCGCGGAACGGCGATGACCCGGTCGCCGTGTGGGTGGCCTATCCCATGGCCTTCGAGCTTCCGAAGGCCAGGTAA
- a CDS encoding BlaI/MecI/CopY family transcriptional regulator, producing the protein MDLVFADRELDVMTVLWETGSATVAEVQARLADPLAYTTVLTVLRTLEEKGFVGHTEEGRAHRYHPLVEQADARKSAAKRLVSRVFADSPELLLAHLVSDRRLSEAQLRRIRKLLDDRLKEEDR; encoded by the coding sequence ATGGATCTGGTCTTTGCCGACCGGGAGCTGGATGTGATGACGGTGCTCTGGGAGACGGGCTCGGCCACCGTGGCCGAGGTGCAGGCCCGACTCGCGGATCCGCTCGCCTACACCACCGTCCTCACCGTACTGCGAACGCTGGAGGAGAAGGGGTTTGTCGGGCACACGGAGGAGGGCAGGGCCCACCGCTACCACCCCCTGGTGGAGCAAGCCGACGCCCGCAAGAGCGCTGCCAAGCGGCTCGTCTCCCGCGTCTTCGCAGACTCGCCCGAGTTGTTGTTGGCGCACCTCGTGTCGGACCGGCGCCTCTCGGAGGCCCAGCTGCGCCGGATCCGAAAGCTCCTCGACGACCGTCTGAAGGAGGAGGACCGATGA
- a CDS encoding VOC family protein: MRVIEISGLGTEPASSEALWLRATGAVLYRNHSPPRATMSQLSHAPASIGQIALHVSDLERATVFYRDVLGLRFLFQAPPGLAFFECGGVRLMLSSASEPGHDHPGSILYYRVDDLPAAYEAMRAKGAEFVDEPHVVHRTDTYELWMTFLEDPAGNTLALMEERAVS, from the coding sequence GTGCGGGTCATCGAGATCTCCGGGCTGGGGACGGAGCCGGCATCATCGGAGGCGCTCTGGCTCCGCGCAACGGGGGCGGTATTGTACCGGAACCACTCGCCACCCAGGGCCACCATGAGTCAACTCTCGCACGCACCCGCGTCGATCGGTCAGATCGCGCTGCACGTGAGCGACCTCGAACGTGCCACCGTCTTCTACCGCGACGTGCTCGGGCTCCGCTTCCTCTTCCAGGCGCCGCCGGGGTTGGCGTTCTTCGAGTGCGGCGGCGTGCGCTTGATGCTCAGCTCCGCGTCCGAGCCCGGGCACGATCATCCCGGGTCGATCCTCTACTACCGGGTCGACGATCTGCCCGCCGCCTACGAAGCGATGCGAGCAAAGGGAGCCGAGTTCGTCGACGAGCCGCACGTCGTGCACCGGACGGACACCTACGAGTTGTGGATGACCTTCCTGGAGGACCCGGCCGGCAACACGCTGGCCCTCATGGAAGAGCGCGCCGTCTCCTGA
- a CDS encoding dienelactone hydrolase family protein, protein MTRTSLSLCLAFSTSLAMACSGGEAAREGEATPAEPRIAMAPTAGDQLPAAILGEASAPGGMDVQYLEGDAATTGYLALPEGAGPFPAVLLIHEWNGVVDRIRQIADAFAAEGYVALAADLYHGKTGANADENRALVAEAQADPDAMVANLNAAAAYLRARPDVSGRIATMGWCFGGGVALSYALDGDPHEGTAIFYGRLVDDPQRLASIHHEVYGTFAAEDQGIPPSAVESFVAALRTAGVPNDVHVYDDVNHGFWLYVDRDAENARAPALDAWQRLKAYLERTLS, encoded by the coding sequence ATGACCCGCACCTCGCTGTCCCTCTGCCTGGCCTTCTCGACGTCCCTCGCAATGGCGTGCTCCGGGGGTGAGGCAGCCCGGGAGGGGGAGGCGACGCCGGCCGAGCCCCGCATCGCGATGGCGCCCACCGCGGGCGACCAGCTTCCGGCCGCCATCCTGGGAGAGGCGTCCGCCCCCGGTGGAATGGACGTTCAGTATCTGGAGGGCGATGCGGCCACCACGGGCTATCTGGCCCTCCCGGAAGGCGCCGGCCCCTTCCCCGCCGTTCTCCTCATCCATGAGTGGAACGGCGTGGTGGACCGGATCCGGCAGATCGCCGACGCGTTCGCGGCGGAAGGGTATGTGGCCCTGGCCGCGGATCTCTACCACGGAAAGACGGGCGCCAACGCCGACGAGAATCGGGCCCTGGTCGCGGAGGCCCAGGCCGATCCCGACGCCATGGTCGCCAACCTGAATGCCGCGGCGGCCTACCTGCGCGCGCGCCCCGACGTATCCGGCCGGATCGCGACCATGGGGTGGTGCTTCGGGGGCGGCGTTGCGCTGTCGTACGCATTGGACGGCGACCCGCACGAGGGGACCGCGATCTTCTATGGACGTCTCGTGGACGATCCCCAGCGACTAGCGAGCATCCACCACGAGGTGTACGGCACCTTCGCGGCCGAGGACCAGGGCATCCCGCCGTCGGCGGTCGAATCGTTCGTGGCCGCCCTGCGCACCGCGGGCGTGCCGAACGACGTGCACGTCTACGACGACGTGAACCACGGCTTCTGGCTGTACGTGGATCGCGATGCCGAGAACGCGCGCGCCCCGGCCCTCGATGCCTGGCAACGATTGAAGGCCTATCTGGAGCGCACGCTCTCCTGA
- a CDS encoding NTP transferase domain-containing protein translates to MSTLVVLAAGLGSRFGGPKQLEPLGPGGETLLELTLHDAWCAGFRRAVLVTRAELLGRLRERLDDRVGSALTLEYALQDEGPGTSGSERRKPWGTAHAVLAARALLDAPFGVANADDLYGASALVELARGLERLGVAERRPAGVLIAYRLDRTLSPNGGVSRGICALDPGQGLMGIEEVLDIGRGDAGQIQGRALDGSARRFSGVEPASLNLWGFDEDVLTLLDDSFARFRAEAGASDEYQLPTAVGEALARGTLRVQVQTTDAEWLGVTHPEDALPVRARLRAWFAEGRYPTRLFT, encoded by the coding sequence GTGTCCACGCTCGTGGTTCTGGCCGCGGGTCTGGGGAGCCGTTTCGGAGGCCCCAAACAACTCGAGCCCTTGGGGCCCGGTGGCGAAACGCTGCTGGAGCTGACCCTGCACGACGCCTGGTGCGCCGGCTTCCGGCGCGCCGTTCTGGTCACGCGCGCGGAGTTGCTGGGACGCTTGCGCGAGCGACTCGACGATCGCGTGGGATCCGCGCTCACACTGGAGTACGCGCTCCAGGACGAGGGGCCTGGGACATCCGGTTCGGAGCGACGAAAGCCCTGGGGCACCGCACACGCGGTCCTGGCCGCGCGCGCGCTGCTGGACGCACCGTTCGGCGTGGCGAATGCCGACGACCTCTACGGGGCCAGCGCCCTGGTCGAGCTTGCCCGGGGGCTCGAGCGACTCGGCGTCGCGGAACGCCGGCCCGCAGGTGTCCTGATCGCCTACCGGCTCGATCGCACCCTCTCGCCCAACGGAGGGGTCTCACGCGGCATCTGCGCGTTGGACCCGGGACAGGGACTGATGGGGATCGAGGAGGTGCTGGACATCGGGCGAGGTGACGCCGGCCAGATCCAGGGCCGTGCCCTGGATGGGTCGGCGCGGCGGTTCTCGGGCGTGGAGCCCGCGTCACTCAACCTGTGGGGCTTCGACGAGGACGTCCTGACGCTTCTGGACGACTCCTTTGCGCGTTTCCGAGCGGAAGCCGGGGCCAGCGACGAGTACCAGCTTCCCACCGCCGTAGGAGAGGCCCTGGCACGAGGAACGCTTCGCGTCCAGGTGCAGACGACCGATGCCGAGTGGCTGGGCGTGACCCACCCGGAGGATGCCCTGCCGGTCCGGGCGCGCCTGCGGGCGTGGTTCGCCGAGGGACGCTATCCTACCCGGCTGTTCACCTAG